A part of Saimiri boliviensis isolate mSaiBol1 chromosome 11, mSaiBol1.pri, whole genome shotgun sequence genomic DNA contains:
- the LOC120366107 gene encoding DNA-directed RNA polymerases I, II, and III subunit RPABC4 produces MDTQKDVQPPKQQPMIYICGECHTENEIKSRDPIRCRECGYRIMYKKRTKRLVVFDAR; encoded by the coding sequence ATGGACACTCAGAAGGACgttcagcctccaaagcagcaaCCAATGATATATATCTGTGGAGAATGtcacacagaaaatgaaataaaatctaggGATCCAATCAGATGCAGAGAATGTGGATACAGAATAATGTACAAGAAAAGGACTAAAAGATTGGTCGTTTTTGATGCTCGATGA